TTTGCGTGAAGCGTTTCGCCAGTCTGTTTCTGCTCTTTAGCTACCTGCTGTCCAGCCCCGGACTGGTGTACAGCATGCACTTCTGTGGCCAGGAGCTGACGGCGGTTTCGGTGGCGCAGGACGGCGACACGAACTGCTGCTGCCAGGATACGGGCAAGCCGGCTTCGGGCTGCTGCCACGACCAGAAGGTAAGCAGCGCGCTCAAGGACGTTAAGCTTTCGGCCGCCCACTTCCAGCTGCAGGCCCCCGACGCGGTGCCGGCCCCGGCCGTGCTGCGGCTGGTGTGGCAGCTCGCGCAAGTGGCTTACCCTGCCGATGAGCCGGCCGCTGATTTGCTGGCCCACGCGGCCCCGCCGCCCGAATGCCCGGCCTACGTGCGCGGGCACGCCTTTTTAGTCTAGCTTTTCAGGTTGCTTTGTTCCCCACGCCGGTCGGCGCTGGGGCTTTGGTGCGTCCGGCCCCGGCGGTTGGGCCGCACCCGCGTCCGGGCACTACTGCCACGGGGCCTGCCGATGTCCCGTTACGGGTTTCCGGTTGGCCGGCGCTTCTCCCTATTGCTGTTTCTCGATGATAGAGCAACTCATTTCCTTTTCCCTGCGGAATCGGGTGCTGGTGCTGCTGGTCGCCGCCGGCCTCCTCGTGTGGGGGGCGTTTTCGGTGCGGGCCAGCAAGATTGACGCCATCCCCGACCTGTCCGAAAACCAGGTCATCGTCTTCACCGAGTGGATGGGCCGCAGCCCGCAGATTATGGAAGACCAAGTGACCTACCCGCTGGTCACCAACCTGCAGGGGCTGGCCCAGGTGAAGGCCGTGCGCGCCGCCTCTATGTTCGGCATGAGCTTCGTGTACGTCATCTTCACCGACGACACCGACATCTACTGGGCCCGCGAGCGGGTGCTGGAGCGCCTTAACTACGCCCAGCGCCTGCTGCCGGCCGGCATCACGCCCACCCTGGGGCCCGACGGCACCGGTGTGGGCCACGTGCTCTGGTACACGCTCAACGCCCCCAAGCTCGACTTGGGTGAGCAACGCGCCCTCCAGGACTGGTATGTCAAGTTCGGGCTGCAAACCGTGCCTGGTGTGAGCGAGGTAGCCAGCTTCGGTGGCTTCCAACCCGAGTACCAGGTGACGGTAGACCCCACCAAGCTTACTTACTACAACGTGACACTACCGCAGGTGCTCGCGGCCGTGCGCAGTAACAACAATGAGGCCGGCGGCCGCAAGTTCGAGCAGGCCGGCATCGGCTACATCATCAAAACCAGCGGCTACATCCAGGACGTGGCCACGCTCGAAAACGTGCCGGTGCTCACCCGGCCCGGTGGGGTGCCGCTGCGCCTCAAGGACCTGGGCACGGTGCAGATGACGGGCGAAAGCCGCCTGGGCATCTTCGACCACAACGGCGAGGGCGAAGCCGTGGGCGGCATCGTGGTGATGCGCTACGGCGAGAATGCCGACGACGTCATCACCCGCGTCAAAGCCAAGATGACGGAGGTGGCCAAGGGCCTGCCGGCGGGCGTTTCCTTCAACCTCGTCTACGACCGCAGCGGACTGATTGAGGAGTCGGTGGCCAACATCAAGCACACGCTGCTGGAAGAAATGGCCGTGGTGTCGCTGGTGGTGCTGGTGTTCCTCTTCCACTGGCGCAGCGCCCTGAGCATCCTGCTGCAAATCCCCATCACCATCGCCACGAGCTTCATTTTACTCAACGCCTTCGGCATCTCCTCCAACATCATGTCGCTCACCGGCATCGCCCTGGCTATTGGCGTCATCGTCGACAACGGCATCGTGATGGCCGAAAACGCCTACCGCAGCCTGGCCCTGCACCAGGCTGCTGAAGAAGCCGCGGCCGCCGGGCCGCCCGGTGCGCCGCCCGTGCCCACTGTTCCTTTTTCCACGCCTGAACCCGTCCGCCATGACTAACGACGAGCGCCTCGCCATCATCGAGAAGTCCAGCCAGCAGGTCTCGCGGGGCATCTTCTTCTCCACCATCATCATCGTGGCTTCCTTCCTGCCGGTGTTCCTACTCACCGGGCAGGAGGGCAAGCTGTTTCACCCGCTGGCCTACACCAAGACCTTTATCCTGCTCATCGACGCCGTGCTGGCCGTCACGCTGGCCCCGGTGCTGCTGTCCTTTTTCATGAAGGGCAAATTCAAGACCGAGGAGCAGAACCCCATTAACCGGGGCCTGGAGCGGGTGTATGCGCCCCTGATAAACTGGTGCCTGACCTGGCGCAAGACGACCATCGCCATCAACCTGGCGCTGCTATCCTTGAGCATCCCACTGCTGCTGAGTTTGGGCACCGAGTTCATGCCCCCGCTGGACGAGGGCTCCATTCTGTTCATGCCCATCACGCAGCCCGACGTGTCCAACACGGAGGTCAAGCGCATTCTGCAGGTGCAGGATAAGATTATCAAGCAGGTACCCGAAGTGGCCGGGGTGCTGGGCAAAGCCGGCCGGGCCAGCACGGCCACCGACAATGCCCCGCTGAGCATGATTGAAACCATCATCCAGCTCAAGCCCCGCAGCGAGTGGCGGGACGGCATGACCAAGGCCAAACTCATCGCCGAGCTCAACGACAAGCTGCAGATTCCCGGGGTGGTGAACGGCTGGACCCAGCCCATCATCAACCGCATCAACATGCTCAGCACTGGGGTGCGCACCGACGTGGGCGTGAAAGTGTACGGCCAGCAGCTAGATACCATTGAACAGGTGTCGCAACGAGTAAGAGCCGCGCTCACCGGCGTGCCCGGCGTGCAGGACCTCTACGTGGACCCCATCACCGGCGGCAAGTACCTACAGATTGACCTTGACCGCCCTCAGCTGGCCCGCTACGGGCTGAGCGTGGACCAGGTGAACGAGGTGGTGGAAACGGCCATCGGCGGGGCGCCCGTGGCCACCACCGTGGAAGGGCGCCGGCGCTTCAGCATCAGCGTGCGTCTGGCCGAAGACTTCCGCAACAGCGTGGCCGCGATGGGCCGCATCCCCATTCAAACCACGGCCTACGGGCCGGTACCGCTCTCCGCGGTGGCCCGGCTGCGCTTTGTCAACGGCCCGCCCATGATTAACTCCGAGAACGCGCAGCTGCGCGGGGCGGTGCTCTTCAACGTGCGCGACCGGGACCTGGGCGGCACCGTGAAAGAAGCCATGCAGCGGGTGCAGAGCATCCAGGGCAAGCTGCCGGCCGGCTACTACCTGGAGTGGAGCGGGCAGTACGAGAACCTGATTAGCTCGCAGCGCACGCTGCTCTTCATCCTACCCATCGTGCTTTTGGTAATATTCGGCTGCCTGTACTTCGCGTTTCACTCGGTGCGGGAGGCGCTGCTGAGTTTGGTCACCATTCCCTTCGCTCTGATTGGCGGGGCCTACATGGTGTATTTCTACGGGGTGCACCTGTCCGTGGCCGTGGCCGTGGGCTTCATCGCCCTGTTCGGGCTGGCTGTGGAAACGGGTGTCATCATGGTCATCTACCTCAACGACGCCATGCAGCAGCTGGTAGCTGCCAAGGGCAATTCCAGCGAGACGATTACGAAGCAGGATTTGCGGGACGCCGTGTTTCACGGGGCGGCCAAGCGACTGCGGCCCAAGCTGATGACGGTATCGGTGGCTTTGTTCGGCCTGGTACCGGTGCTGTGGGCAACGGGCACGGGCTCGGACGTGATGCTGCCCATCGTGCTGCCCATGATTGGCGGGGTGTTCACTTCCTCGACCCACATTCTGCTGGTCACGCCTCTGATTTTTCTCATGACCAAGGAGTACGAGCTGCGCAAGTTCGGCAAGCTCGACGTGCTGGCCGTGAAGCATTAAGCCATGAAAGTCATGTTAGTTACCCTTAGAAACTGTATAATACTAGCGCTGCTGCTCCTGGCCGGGCAGCCGCTCCGGGCGCAGCAGGTGCTGCAGCTGGACTCGGTGCTGCGGGCCGTGGAGCGCCGCAACCCGGCCCTGCGCCAGTACGGCTACCGGGCCCAGGCCAAGCAGGCCGCCGTGGCGGGCGCCAGCAGCTGGGAAGCGCCCAAGGTGAGCGCCGGCTACTGGATGACGCCCTACAACCAGCGACCCATCAAGGAGATGAACAACGGCCAGGGCGAGGGTATGCAGATGGTGTCCGTCGAGCAGATGATTCCCAACCCGGCCAAACAGCGCGCTAAGCGGGAGTACCTGGCCGGCCAAGCCGCCGTGGACCAGGCCGACCAAACGGCGATGTTCAACCAGCTGCGGGCGCAGGCCCGCAGCCTCTACTACGGCCGGGTCATTCTGGAGAAGAAGCTTAAGGTGCTTGACGAAAGCGAGGAGCTGCTGGCTTTCCTGCTGAAGGTGGCGCAGGCCCGCTATCCTTACAACCAGAGCACCTTGGGCAGTATCTACCAGGCCCAGGCACGGGTGGCGATGCACGGCAACGACCACGCGCAACTCTACGGGCAGCTGCGCCAGACCACCATCGCCCTTAACACGCTCATGGCCCGCGACCCGGAAGGCGAGTTTGCGGTGGATACGCTGCTACCTACCTCCTTCGCGGGGCCTTATCCCGACACAGCCGCGCTGTCCCGCCGGCGCAGTGACGTGCGCAGCCTCGACCGCTCGCTGGCCGTGCTGCGCCTCAACCAAAACGTGGAAGCCAACCGCCGCCGGCCCGACTTTGGCGTGCGCTACGACCACATGAACGGCATTGGGGTTACGCCCAATCAGTTCACCGTGATGGGCATGGTCTCCATCCCCATTGCCCCCTGGGCGGCCCGCGAGTACAAGGCCAACACCGCCGCGCTCGGCTACGAGGCCCAGGCTGTGCAGCAGCAGCGGGCCAGCCTACTCACCGAAGCGGCCGGCCGCATCACCACCCTGCAGTCGGACTTACGCACCAAGCGCCAGCAGGTGGAAAACTACGAAAAGGGCATCCTGCCCGCCCTGCGCAAGAATTACCAGGTGACGCTGCTCGCCTACCAGCAGAACACCGCCCAACTACCAGCCGTGGTCGAAGCCCTGGAAACCTGGCTGCAAACCCGCCTGCAATACCTCGATACGCAAACTGAACTCATGAACTTACACGTGCGCTATGACCAGGAACTGGAGCAATAAACTGCGCTGCGCGACATGGTGCGTGCTCGTGCTGGCGCTGCTGGCTGGCTGCAAAGGCAAGGCCCACGGCCCGGCCGCGCAGGCCCCGGCGCAGCCCGAGGCCACGGCCGGGGCGCAACTGTACACCTGCTCGATGCACCCGCAAATCGTGCGCGACGCCCCCGGCCAGTGCCCCATCTGCGGCATGGACCTGGTGCCCAAAGCCAACGGCGAAGCCCAAGACGCTGCTGACACGGCCGGGGCCGACTTGGACCACCTGGTTACCTCCCCCAATGGCTCCGTGGTGTCGGCCATCGCAACCGTGCGCCCAACCTCGGGGGCCGCTTCGGATACGCTTTCCCTGCCTGGCGTAGTCGACTATGACCCGCGCCGGAGTCGGGCCGTGGCCGCCCGCGTGGGGGGCCGCATCGAGCGCCTGCTGGTGCGCTTCAACTACCAGCCCGTGCGCAAAGGCCAGACGCTGCTGGAGCTCTACAGCCCCGAGCTGGTGACGGCCGAGCAGGAATACATCTTCTTGTTGGGCAACGACGCTGACAATACGGTCCTTGTCAATGGAGCCCGGCAAAAGCTGCGGCTGCTGGGCTTGAGTGAAGGCCAGCTGCGCGCCCTGGCCCGCACCCGGCGGCCCGACTACCGGGTGGCCGTGTTCAGCCCCTACGACGGGTACGTGGTCGAAAACACGGTGGCCGCGGCATCCCTAGCCCCGCCTTCCTCCGCCGGTATGCCCGAAGCCAGCGCCCCGGCGGGGGGCATGGGCAGCGCCTCGGCTATGAGTCCAGGAGCGGATGCAGCAACAGCAACGGCCGCACCTTCCGCTCCAACCCCGGCCCTCACGCTCCAGGAAGGAGGCTACGTGAGCACCGGGCAGACCTTGTTTCAGGTGGTGAACACCGCGCAGGTCTGGGGGCTGTTTCAGCCCGGGCCCGGCGAACTCGGGCAGATGCGGCCGGGCCAAATGCTGCAGGTAACGGTGCCTAGCGACCCAACCCATTCCATAACGGCCCGCGTGGAGCTGGTCGAGCCTACCTACCGGGCGGGAGCCAGTACGCCGGCCGTGCGCGTGTCCTTGCCCAACCCTCGGGGTCTGCTGCGGCGCGGCACCCGCCTCACGGCCCGGCTGTCGAGCCCTACCGCCAGCGGCTGGTGGCTGCCCCGTGCCGCTGTGGTGGACCTGGGTACCCGGCAGGTGGCCTTTGTGCGGCGCGGCCGCACGTTCGTGCCTGTCACCGTACTGGTGGGCCAGCGTACGGCCGCGCAGGTACAAATCAGGCAGGGCCTGAGCGGCACCGAAGCCGTGGCGGCCAACGGCCAGTACCTGGTCGACAGCGAAAGCTTCCTGCAAACTTCTTCCACCCCATCAGATGCTACCCATGAATAGCCTACAAACCTTTTGGCGGCTTTCTACTGCCCGTTGGCTGCTGATGCTGCTGGTGGCCCTAAGCAGCGCGGCTTGCCAGAAAACCAAGCCCGCTAACGAGGGGGCCGTGGGGGAGAAAGTGTACTACACCTGCTCCATGCACCCGCAGATTCACGAGGACGCCCCCGGAAAGTGTCCCATCTGCGGCATGGAACTGATAGCGGTGAAGACGGGGCCAGTAGTCAAAAAGGCTGCTGCCAGCCCCACCGCGTACACCTGCCCGATGCACCCGCAGGTACATCAATCCAAACCCGGCCTCTGCCCCATCTGCGGCATGGACCTGGTGAAACAGGCCGGGCATCCGACTCCGGCGGGAAGCGCAGGGGCCAGCGGCGCGGACCTGACGCTGACCGCGCAGCAGGTGACGCTGGGTAACATTCACGCGCAGGTTATCGGGACCAGCCCGTTGGAGCTGCCCGCTCCTACCGTGCTCACCGGCACCGTAACGACCGATGCCCTCCAAACGGAAAGCGTGAGCAGCCGGGTAGCCGGGCGCATCGAGCATTTGTACGTACGCCAGACCGGGCAGCCGCTACAACGAGGTGAACCCCTGTTTTCCGTGTACAGCGAGCAGCTGCAGGCGCTGCAGCAGGAGTACCTGCTGGCCCTGGCTCAAAGCCGCGAGCAGGGCGGCGCCTACCGTCAATTCGCCGAAGCTACCGGCCAGAAGCTCCGCCTCTTGGGTCTGACTTCCGTCCAGCTCCGGCAGCTGGCCACTCGGGGCCGGCCCAACCCGGTGGTCACGTACTACAGCCCAACCACCGGCACCGTGCAGGCGCTCGACGTGGTACAGGGCCAGTATGTGACCGAAGGCAGCCCCCTGGTGACGCTCACCAATTTGACCACCGTGTGGGTCGAAGCGCAGCTCTATCCGCAGGACATGGCCCAACTGCCGCTGGGCCAAAGCGTCACGGTGCAGGTGGCTGGAGAGCCCGGCGCACGCCGTGGCAAAGTTGTCTTTCTGAGTCCCGAACTCAGTGGCAGCAGCCAGGTCACCCTGGCCCGCATCCAGCTGGCTAA
This genomic window from Hymenobacter sp. DG01 contains:
- a CDS encoding efflux RND transporter periplasmic adaptor subunit yields the protein MNSLQTFWRLSTARWLLMLLVALSSAACQKTKPANEGAVGEKVYYTCSMHPQIHEDAPGKCPICGMELIAVKTGPVVKKAAASPTAYTCPMHPQVHQSKPGLCPICGMDLVKQAGHPTPAGSAGASGADLTLTAQQVTLGNIHAQVIGTSPLELPAPTVLTGTVTTDALQTESVSSRVAGRIEHLYVRQTGQPLQRGEPLFSVYSEQLQALQQEYLLALAQSREQGGAYRQFAEATGQKLRLLGLTSVQLRQLATRGRPNPVVTYYSPTTGTVQALDVVQGQYVTEGSPLVTLTNLTTVWVEAQLYPQDMAQLPLGQSVTVQVAGEPGARRGKVVFLSPELSGSSQVTLARIQLANPGGRLLPGAQANVLLNAPRTAATAQTTLRVPVEALIRDGENSYLWTQTGERQYRRVRVSTGEGSASSVPVTAGLPAGTKVVVSGAYLLQSEFSLRQGANDSMNGMAM
- a CDS encoding efflux RND transporter periplasmic adaptor subunit gives rise to the protein MTRNWSNKLRCATWCVLVLALLAGCKGKAHGPAAQAPAQPEATAGAQLYTCSMHPQIVRDAPGQCPICGMDLVPKANGEAQDAADTAGADLDHLVTSPNGSVVSAIATVRPTSGAASDTLSLPGVVDYDPRRSRAVAARVGGRIERLLVRFNYQPVRKGQTLLELYSPELVTAEQEYIFLLGNDADNTVLVNGARQKLRLLGLSEGQLRALARTRRPDYRVAVFSPYDGYVVENTVAAASLAPPSSAGMPEASAPAGGMGSASAMSPGADAATATAAPSAPTPALTLQEGGYVSTGQTLFQVVNTAQVWGLFQPGPGELGQMRPGQMLQVTVPSDPTHSITARVELVEPTYRAGASTPAVRVSLPNPRGLLRRGTRLTARLSSPTASGWWLPRAAVVDLGTRQVAFVRRGRTFVPVTVLVGQRTAAQVQIRQGLSGTEAVAANGQYLVDSESFLQTSSTPSDATHE
- a CDS encoding TolC family protein; protein product: MLVTLRNCIILALLLLAGQPLRAQQVLQLDSVLRAVERRNPALRQYGYRAQAKQAAVAGASSWEAPKVSAGYWMTPYNQRPIKEMNNGQGEGMQMVSVEQMIPNPAKQRAKREYLAGQAAVDQADQTAMFNQLRAQARSLYYGRVILEKKLKVLDESEELLAFLLKVAQARYPYNQSTLGSIYQAQARVAMHGNDHAQLYGQLRQTTIALNTLMARDPEGEFAVDTLLPTSFAGPYPDTAALSRRRSDVRSLDRSLAVLRLNQNVEANRRRPDFGVRYDHMNGIGVTPNQFTVMGMVSIPIAPWAAREYKANTAALGYEAQAVQQQRASLLTEAAGRITTLQSDLRTKRQQVENYEKGILPALRKNYQVTLLAYQQNTAQLPAVVEALETWLQTRLQYLDTQTELMNLHVRYDQELEQ
- a CDS encoding efflux RND transporter permease subunit translates to MTNDERLAIIEKSSQQVSRGIFFSTIIIVASFLPVFLLTGQEGKLFHPLAYTKTFILLIDAVLAVTLAPVLLSFFMKGKFKTEEQNPINRGLERVYAPLINWCLTWRKTTIAINLALLSLSIPLLLSLGTEFMPPLDEGSILFMPITQPDVSNTEVKRILQVQDKIIKQVPEVAGVLGKAGRASTATDNAPLSMIETIIQLKPRSEWRDGMTKAKLIAELNDKLQIPGVVNGWTQPIINRINMLSTGVRTDVGVKVYGQQLDTIEQVSQRVRAALTGVPGVQDLYVDPITGGKYLQIDLDRPQLARYGLSVDQVNEVVETAIGGAPVATTVEGRRRFSISVRLAEDFRNSVAAMGRIPIQTTAYGPVPLSAVARLRFVNGPPMINSENAQLRGAVLFNVRDRDLGGTVKEAMQRVQSIQGKLPAGYYLEWSGQYENLISSQRTLLFILPIVLLVIFGCLYFAFHSVREALLSLVTIPFALIGGAYMVYFYGVHLSVAVAVGFIALFGLAVETGVIMVIYLNDAMQQLVAAKGNSSETITKQDLRDAVFHGAAKRLRPKLMTVSVALFGLVPVLWATGTGSDVMLPIVLPMIGGVFTSSTHILLVTPLIFLMTKEYELRKFGKLDVLAVKH
- a CDS encoding efflux RND transporter permease subunit; this translates as MIEQLISFSLRNRVLVLLVAAGLLVWGAFSVRASKIDAIPDLSENQVIVFTEWMGRSPQIMEDQVTYPLVTNLQGLAQVKAVRAASMFGMSFVYVIFTDDTDIYWARERVLERLNYAQRLLPAGITPTLGPDGTGVGHVLWYTLNAPKLDLGEQRALQDWYVKFGLQTVPGVSEVASFGGFQPEYQVTVDPTKLTYYNVTLPQVLAAVRSNNNEAGGRKFEQAGIGYIIKTSGYIQDVATLENVPVLTRPGGVPLRLKDLGTVQMTGESRLGIFDHNGEGEAVGGIVVMRYGENADDVITRVKAKMTEVAKGLPAGVSFNLVYDRSGLIEESVANIKHTLLEEMAVVSLVVLVFLFHWRSALSILLQIPITIATSFILLNAFGISSNIMSLTGIALAIGVIVDNGIVMAENAYRSLALHQAAEEAAAAGPPGAPPVPTVPFSTPEPVRHD